In Streptomyces sp. NBC_01408, one DNA window encodes the following:
- the rplQ gene encoding 50S ribosomal protein L17: protein MPRPAKGARLGGSAAHEKHLLANLAKSLFEHGRITTTEAKARRLRPYAERLVTKAKKGDIHNRRLVLQTITDKSIVHTLFTEIAPRYENRPGGYTRITKIGNRRGDNAPMAVIELVEALTVAQQATGEAEAATKRAVKEAEAVETPAEETKEA, encoded by the coding sequence ATGCCGCGTCCCGCAAAGGGTGCCCGTCTGGGCGGCAGCGCCGCGCACGAGAAGCACCTCCTCGCGAACCTCGCGAAGTCGCTCTTCGAGCACGGCCGCATCACCACCACCGAGGCCAAGGCCCGTCGCCTGCGTCCCTACGCCGAGCGTCTGGTGACCAAGGCCAAGAAGGGCGACATCCACAACCGTCGCCTGGTGCTGCAGACGATCACGGACAAGAGCATCGTGCACACGCTGTTCACCGAGATCGCCCCGCGCTACGAGAACCGCCCCGGTGGTTACACGCGCATCACCAAGATCGGCAACCGTCGTGGCGACAACGCCCCGATGGCCGTGATCGAGCTGGTCGAGGCCCTTACGGTCGCCCAGCAGGCCACTGGTGAGGCCGAGGCCGCCACCAAGCGCGCGGTCAAGGAGGCGGAGGCTGTCGAGACCCCCGCCGAGGAGACCAAGGAGGCCTGA